In a single window of the Nicotiana tomentosiformis chromosome 10, ASM39032v3, whole genome shotgun sequence genome:
- the LOC104115119 gene encoding pyruvate dehydrogenase E1 component subunit alpha, mitochondrial-like has protein sequence MALSTGRRTVNHLLKPLTAAVSATRHVSSDSTATITVETSLPFTGHKIDPPSRTVETSANELMTFFKDMAEMRRMEIAADSLYKAKLIRGFCHLYDGQEAVAIGMEAAITKKDCIITAYRDHCIFLARGGGLYESFAELMGRKDGSSKGKGGSMHFYKKDSGFYGGHGIVGAQVPLGIGLAFAQKYSKEEHVTFAMYGDGAANQGQLFEALNMAALWDLPAILVCENNHYGMGTAEWRAAKSPAYYKRGDYVPGLKVDGMDALAVKQACKFAKEHALKNGPIILEMDTYRYHGHSMSDPGSTYRTRDEISGVRQERDPIERIRKLILAHDIATEKELKDIEKEKRKIVDEAIAKAKESPMPDPSELFTNVYVKGFGVEACGADRKEVRATLP, from the exons ATGGCGCTATCCACAGGCCGAAGAACCGTCAATCATCTCTTGAAACCTTTAACGGCGGCGGTATCCGCCACGCGCCACGTATCATCGGATTCGACCGCCACAATCACGGTAGAAACCAGCCTCCCATTCACCGGCCACAAGATCGATCCTCCATCCCGCACCGTTGAGACAAGCGCTAACGAACTCATGACTTTTTTCAAGGACATGGCGGAGATGCGGCGGATGGAGATCGCCGCGGATTCGCTCTACAAAGCAAAACTCATCCGTGGATTCTGCCATCTCTACGACGGACAAGAAGCCGTCGCTATTGGCATGGAAGCCGCAATTACCAAAAAGGATTGTATAATTACAGCTTACAGAGACCATTGCATCTTCCTTGCCCGCGGCGGAGGGTTATATGAGTCATTTGCGGAACTTATGGGAAGGAAAGATGGAAGTTCGAAAGGTAAAGGAGGATCCATGCATTTTTATAAGAAGGATAGTGGATTTTATGGAGGTCATGGTATTGTTGGTGCTCAAGTTCCTTTAGGGATTGGATTGGCATTTGCACAAAAGTATTCGAAAGAGGAGCATGTAACTTTTGCCATGTATGGTGATGGTGCCGCTAATCAAGGGCAGTTGTTTGAGGCTTTGAATATGGCTGCTTTGTGGGATCTTCCTGCTATTCTAGTTTGtgagaataaccact ATGGAATGGGGACAGCAGAATGGAGAGCTGCAAAGAGTCCAGCTTATTACAAAAGAGGAGATTATGTTCCTGGTCTGAAG GTAGATGGTATGGATGCCCTTGCTGTTAAACAAGCATGCAAATTTGCTAAGGAGCATGCCCTCAAGAATGGACCAATT ATTCTTGAAATGGACACCTATAGGTACCATGGTCACTCTATGTCTGATCCTGGGAGCACTTACCGAACTCGTGATGAGATTAGTGGTGTTAGACAG GAACGTGATCCTATTGAAAGAATCAGGAAACTCATATTAGCCCATGATATAGCCACAGAGAAGGAGCTGAAG GATAtcgagaaagaaaagagaaaaattgtAGATGAAGCCATTGCTAAAGCAAAG GAGAGTCCCATGCCTGACCCTTCTGAGCTCTTTACCAATGTATATGTGAAAGGGTTTGGAGTTGAG GCATGTGGAGCAGATAGGAAAGAAGTCAGAGCTACACTTCCATGA